The Candidatus Nomurabacteria bacterium genome has a segment encoding these proteins:
- a CDS encoding CPBP family intramembrane metalloprotease: MKLYIDNDQKFATETLLIFLLPVLLIYYGVISHTQRLPLLVLVVLSVFLIIKREKWKLEDMGIHLNKFGSGLFYYASFTAIGFLGLVYYSFLVNKGSVPSFSINPYLLLSFIPISFFQEFLYRGFMMKMLSSVFHERMTIVLINSALFTVLHIIYPLPLFMLPLAFISGLYFSVIYTYIPNLFLVSVSHAILNLVAVGLGFFVIS, encoded by the coding sequence ATGAAACTCTATATAGACAACGATCAAAAGTTTGCGACCGAAACATTGCTTATTTTTCTACTCCCTGTTCTTTTGATTTATTATGGAGTCATAAGTCATACTCAACGTTTACCACTACTTGTTTTAGTTGTCCTTTCCGTGTTTCTTATAATCAAAAGAGAGAAGTGGAAACTAGAAGATATGGGAATCCACTTAAACAAGTTCGGTAGCGGACTTTTTTATTATGCATCTTTTACGGCAATTGGTTTTCTGGGATTGGTTTACTATAGTTTTTTAGTTAACAAGGGAAGTGTGCCTTCTTTTTCTATCAATCCGTATTTACTTTTGTCATTTATACCGATTTCTTTTTTCCAAGAGTTTTTGTACAGAGGATTTATGATGAAGATGCTATCGTCTGTATTTCATGAGAGGATGACCATAGTACTTATAAACTCTGCTCTTTTTACCGTGCTTCATATTATCTACCCACTGCCACTATTTATGCTTCCACTGGCTTTTATTTCCGGACTTTATTTTTCAGTTATATACACATATATACCCAATCTTTTTTTGGTTAGCGTGTCTCATGCCATTTTGAACCTTGTGGCTGTAGGACTTGGTTTTTTTGTAATTTCCTAA